A stretch of Shinella zoogloeoides DNA encodes these proteins:
- a CDS encoding DNA polymerase Y family protein, with amino-acid sequence MTRVVSLFLPTWSTDRVRRTAGDAAPPAEAPLVLIGHDGRRRVVVAADAAAQSAGLRVGMPATRAQVLVPGLLVQDAAPTADAEALDRLALWVLQRYAPIVAACLPDGIVIDTTGADHLHGGEHAMLSGMVDRLAGSGIVARAAVADTWGAAHALARYAGRSPLISPPRAVEAAIAPLPIKALRLPPALVHNLRTLGFDRIGDLVAQPRAPLTLRFGPELGRRIDQALGLAPELIDPIRPDDLIEVRRSFPEPIGAAETIARYIGKLVVQLCAALEERGLGARRLDLLCHRVDNIMQAVRVGTALPVRDVKRLTRLLCDKIETIEPGFGIEILTLTATIAEPIDGKQTITSLIDDTVPDVSDLVDTLANRVGGSRIYRAAPVASDVPERSVCRVPAMSPETGATWSGDWPRPPRLLDRPELIETVALLPDHPPVSFTWRGVRRRVKRADGPERLFGEWWKRDAELVAVRDYFRIEDDAGERYWIYRAGDGEDAATGSHRWFLHGVFG; translated from the coding sequence ATGACACGGGTCGTCTCGCTCTTCCTGCCCACATGGTCAACAGATCGCGTGCGCAGGACGGCCGGCGACGCGGCGCCTCCGGCTGAGGCGCCGCTCGTCCTGATCGGCCATGACGGGAGAAGGCGGGTGGTGGTCGCGGCGGATGCCGCGGCCCAGTCCGCCGGCCTGCGCGTGGGGATGCCGGCGACCAGGGCCCAGGTCCTCGTCCCGGGCCTCCTCGTTCAGGACGCCGCTCCCACGGCCGACGCCGAGGCACTCGACCGCCTCGCGCTCTGGGTCCTGCAACGCTACGCCCCGATCGTCGCCGCCTGCCTGCCTGACGGCATCGTCATCGACACGACCGGCGCCGATCATCTGCACGGCGGCGAACACGCCATGCTGTCGGGCATGGTCGACCGCCTGGCGGGCTCGGGGATCGTCGCCCGCGCCGCCGTCGCCGACACCTGGGGCGCGGCGCACGCCCTCGCGCGATACGCCGGCCGGTCGCCCCTGATCTCCCCGCCGAGAGCCGTCGAAGCCGCGATCGCGCCGCTGCCGATCAAGGCGCTCCGGCTGCCGCCGGCCCTGGTCCACAATCTGCGGACGCTGGGCTTCGACCGCATTGGCGATCTAGTCGCGCAGCCGCGCGCCCCGCTCACGCTTCGCTTCGGACCCGAGCTAGGCCGCCGGATCGACCAGGCGCTCGGCCTCGCGCCCGAACTCATCGACCCGATCCGGCCGGACGACCTGATCGAGGTCCGCCGTAGCTTTCCTGAACCGATCGGCGCGGCCGAGACCATCGCCCGCTATATCGGCAAGCTGGTGGTCCAGCTCTGCGCGGCGCTCGAAGAACGCGGCCTCGGCGCGCGGCGCCTCGACCTGCTCTGCCATCGCGTCGACAACATCATGCAGGCGGTCCGCGTCGGCACGGCCTTGCCGGTGCGCGACGTCAAGCGCCTGACCCGGCTTCTGTGCGACAAGATCGAGACCATCGAACCCGGCTTCGGTATCGAAATCCTGACGCTCACAGCGACAATCGCCGAACCGATCGACGGCAAGCAGACCATCACCTCCCTTATCGACGACACCGTGCCGGACGTCTCCGATCTCGTCGATACGCTCGCCAACCGGGTTGGCGGCAGTCGCATCTATCGCGCCGCGCCGGTCGCCAGCGACGTCCCCGAGCGCTCCGTCTGTCGCGTGCCCGCCATGTCGCCCGAGACCGGGGCGACATGGTCCGGCGACTGGCCGCGACCGCCGCGTCTGCTCGATCGTCCCGAATTGATCGAGACCGTCGCGCTGCTGCCCGATCATCCTCCGGTGTCCTTCACCTGGCGCGGTGTCCGGCGACGCGTGAAGCGCGCCGACGGCCCCGAGCGCTTGTTCGGAGAATGGTGGAAGCGCGACGCCGAACTGGTCGCCGTGCGGGACTATTTCCGGATCGAGGATGACGCCGGCGAACGCTACTGGATCT
- a CDS encoding ImuA family protein: protein MRPEPAIESLRAQIEKIEGKSRRVKSVLPFGIAEVDSRLPGEGLALGALHEIAGGGNGAIDGAAAALFAAGIAARTKGKVLWCITRPDLFAPALAQAGLPPDRVIYVEAGDDKTVLACVEEGLRHGGLGAVVAEIGRLSMTASRRLQLAAEGTGAIGLALRRWRRQTEATDFGQPTAAMTRWRVSALPSPTLPVPGVGRHRWLVELIRARAGESADFELEACDDTGRLALPAHMVNRSRAQDGRRRGASG from the coding sequence TTGCGGCCCGAGCCCGCCATAGAATCCTTGCGCGCGCAGATCGAGAAGATCGAAGGCAAAAGCCGGCGCGTCAAATCGGTGCTTCCCTTTGGAATTGCCGAGGTGGATTCACGACTCCCCGGCGAAGGCCTGGCGCTCGGCGCGCTGCACGAGATCGCGGGCGGCGGTAACGGCGCGATCGACGGTGCCGCCGCCGCGCTCTTTGCCGCCGGGATTGCTGCGCGCACCAAGGGCAAGGTGCTGTGGTGCATCACCCGTCCCGACCTCTTCGCACCGGCGTTGGCCCAAGCCGGTCTCCCGCCAGATCGCGTGATCTATGTTGAGGCCGGGGACGACAAGACCGTCCTGGCCTGTGTCGAGGAAGGCCTGCGTCATGGCGGACTCGGCGCCGTCGTCGCAGAAATCGGCCGCCTGTCGATGACCGCCTCGCGTCGCCTTCAACTCGCCGCCGAGGGCACCGGTGCAATCGGCCTGGCGCTACGCCGCTGGCGGCGACAAACGGAGGCCACGGACTTCGGCCAGCCAACCGCCGCCATGACCCGCTGGCGGGTCTCGGCCCTGCCTTCACCCACTTTGCCCGTTCCGGGAGTCGGCCGACACCGCTGGCTTGTCGAGCTGATCCGCGCTCGCGCGGGCGAGAGTGCTGATTTCGAATTGGAGGCGTGCGATGACACGGGTCGTCTCGCTCTTCCTGCCCACATGGTCAACAGATCGCGTGCGCAGGACGGCCGGCGACGCGGCGCCTCCGGCTGA
- a CDS encoding RES family NAD+ phosphorylase has protein sequence MAPPDPRPLPPADFAARDLPIEIIDKGARLVRIHRTELSPIFFGSSGGNRFDDPTRQYGVSYLSQTIEGAFAETCLRSIGARFVALSFLEARSFCEIEVTSPLRLVSVHGPGLARIGATGIVTSGPHSVAQEWSRAIHDHSAGADGVVYRSNHDNGELCVALFERAHDRLAVIASTPILSNRDRLGELFARYKVGLG, from the coding sequence ATGGCGCCGCCTGATCCGAGACCGCTGCCGCCCGCCGATTTCGCCGCCCGCGATCTGCCCATAGAGATCATCGATAAAGGCGCTCGGCTGGTCCGCATCCATCGCACGGAACTTAGCCCGATCTTTTTCGGGTCCTCTGGCGGCAACCGCTTTGATGATCCGACACGCCAGTATGGCGTCTCCTACCTCTCACAAACGATTGAAGGCGCGTTCGCCGAAACGTGCCTTCGCTCTATCGGCGCCCGTTTCGTTGCACTAAGCTTTCTTGAGGCCCGATCATTCTGCGAGATCGAGGTCACATCGCCTTTGCGGCTCGTCTCGGTTCACGGCCCTGGCTTGGCTCGCATCGGTGCTACAGGCATTGTAACCAGCGGTCCGCACTCGGTTGCGCAGGAGTGGTCGCGCGCCATCCATGATCATTCGGCTGGCGCCGATGGCGTCGTTTACCGCTCCAACCACGACAACGGGGAACTCTGCGTCGCGCTGTTCGAGCGGGCGCACGACCGTCTGGCTGTGATCGCTTCCACGCCCATACTATCAAACCGCGACCGTCTCGGCGAACTGTTTGCCCGATATAAGGTCGGTCTGGGATAG
- a CDS encoding Rv2175c family DNA-binding protein, with amino-acid sequence MNILKGSHLMTPPASAGTQRRRSRATNFTGEPTSAASTRVRRPEPGSSEDLVAAFVLRSGRALARIAERMPRDRLLAAVGASTDTDVLFSSLHEAAAIGAEILPDRPDPLTEALLRGSEMKREMLKAEGGVLSAQQLAEHLGITPQGLGRKRERSQVFWLDVGDGYVYPAFQIGKNGLLRGIRDVLDAFTVEDAWMRVNFMLTGDARLEGQRPIDLLRKGQTDEVVRAAAAYGEHGAA; translated from the coding sequence TTGAACATTCTCAAGGGATCTCATCTCATGACGCCTCCCGCTTCAGCCGGTACTCAGCGTCGTCGCAGCCGCGCAACGAACTTCACCGGCGAACCAACCTCTGCCGCGTCGACGCGTGTCCGGCGCCCCGAACCCGGATCAAGCGAGGATCTCGTAGCGGCTTTCGTGCTGCGTAGCGGCAGGGCCCTCGCGCGCATCGCCGAGCGCATGCCGCGTGATCGGCTCCTGGCGGCGGTCGGCGCGTCAACGGACACTGACGTTCTCTTCAGCTCACTTCACGAGGCGGCAGCCATCGGCGCCGAGATTCTGCCCGATCGGCCCGACCCATTGACCGAAGCGCTATTGCGCGGCTCCGAAATGAAGCGGGAAATGCTCAAAGCCGAAGGCGGTGTTCTTTCCGCGCAGCAGCTCGCTGAGCACCTTGGCATCACGCCGCAGGGTCTCGGCCGTAAACGCGAGCGCAGCCAAGTGTTCTGGCTCGATGTAGGCGACGGCTATGTCTACCCCGCGTTTCAGATCGGCAAGAATGGGCTATTGCGGGGCATCCGCGACGTGCTGGACGCCTTCACCGTCGAAGATGCCTGGATGCGAGTCAACTTCATGCTGACTGGCGACGCCAGGCTCGAAGGCCAGCGACCGATCGATCTGCTCCGCAAAGGTCAGACAGATGAGGTTGTCAGGGCGGCAGCGGCTTACGGCGAACATGGCGCCGCCTGA
- a CDS encoding recombinase family protein: MNANATPALASTGRAALYLRVSTGRQAENDLSIPDQRRQLQSYCQAKGLAVAAEFVEPGASATDDRRPEFQKMMDAATQKPALFDTIIVHSFSRFFRDQFQLEFYFRRLAKNGVRLVSITQDLGDDPMSVMMRQIMALFDEYQSKENAKHTLRAMRENARQGFWNGSRPPFGYRIVSAEQRGIRVKKRIEPDPMQLETVRLMFRLARLGGEDGPMGSRQIADYLNIRGIRTQTGGRWGVGAVHQILTRETYIGRHRFNVSGKRRGERKSEDEIVDVEVDPIIDADEFAEVQAIMRSRSPQLKAPRFVAAGTLLGGVCYCADCGGAMTLRTSGKGNQYRYYTCCTTARQGKTGCKGRTIPMDVLDDKVVGCLEELLLEKGHLEELLAGVLERREAHADNLKDRIVALRKQAADAEAKLTRLYEAIENGLAELDDSNLKGRIAELKRMRDSARADADRAEDRGEGKTNQITPELLEAFASEARRQIRTKDGSFRRHHVQTLVQRVEVGADEIRIKGSKPTLLQTLVASGGNRRVETAGIGFRSFNPKWLPGPDSNRRPVD; this comes from the coding sequence ATGAACGCCAACGCGACACCTGCCTTGGCGTCGACAGGACGCGCCGCCTTGTATCTGAGGGTTTCGACGGGGCGGCAGGCCGAGAATGACCTTTCGATCCCGGACCAGCGCCGGCAGCTTCAGTCGTATTGTCAGGCGAAGGGTCTGGCTGTCGCGGCGGAGTTCGTGGAGCCGGGGGCCTCCGCCACCGACGACCGCCGTCCCGAGTTCCAAAAGATGATGGACGCAGCCACGCAAAAGCCGGCGCTGTTCGATACGATCATCGTCCACTCCTTCTCCCGCTTTTTTCGCGATCAGTTCCAACTGGAATTCTATTTCCGCCGTTTGGCGAAGAACGGTGTCCGCCTCGTTTCGATCACGCAGGATCTCGGCGACGATCCGATGAGCGTGATGATGCGCCAGATCATGGCGCTCTTTGACGAATATCAGTCGAAAGAGAACGCGAAGCATACGCTGCGGGCGATGCGTGAGAATGCGCGGCAAGGCTTTTGGAACGGCTCACGTCCTCCGTTCGGATATCGTATTGTCTCCGCGGAACAGAGAGGCATCAGGGTCAAGAAGCGCATCGAGCCCGATCCCATGCAGTTGGAGACGGTGCGGCTCATGTTCCGGCTGGCGCGCCTCGGGGGAGAAGACGGACCCATGGGGTCCCGGCAGATTGCGGACTATCTCAACATTCGAGGGATACGCACCCAGACGGGAGGCCGCTGGGGTGTTGGCGCAGTTCACCAGATCCTGACGCGCGAGACCTACATCGGTCGGCACCGCTTCAATGTATCCGGAAAGCGTCGGGGAGAGCGCAAGTCGGAGGACGAGATCGTCGATGTCGAGGTCGATCCGATCATCGATGCCGACGAATTTGCCGAAGTTCAGGCGATCATGCGGTCTCGCAGCCCCCAACTGAAGGCTCCGCGCTTTGTAGCGGCCGGCACGCTCCTGGGCGGCGTTTGCTATTGCGCCGACTGCGGTGGAGCGATGACACTGCGGACGTCAGGCAAGGGGAATCAATACCGCTACTACACGTGCTGCACGACCGCCCGACAGGGGAAGACGGGCTGCAAGGGCCGAACCATCCCGATGGACGTCCTAGATGACAAAGTTGTGGGCTGCCTGGAGGAGTTGCTTCTTGAAAAGGGGCACCTCGAAGAGCTGCTCGCTGGCGTGCTGGAGCGTCGGGAGGCGCACGCCGACAATCTCAAGGATCGAATCGTCGCCCTTCGTAAGCAGGCTGCGGACGCTGAGGCCAAGCTGACCCGTCTATACGAGGCCATCGAGAACGGACTCGCGGAACTGGATGATTCCAACCTCAAGGGACGAATCGCGGAATTGAAGCGGATGCGAGACTCGGCGCGCGCCGACGCCGACCGGGCTGAGGATCGCGGCGAAGGAAAGACGAACCAGATCACACCTGAGCTATTGGAAGCCTTCGCAAGCGAGGCCCGGCGTCAGATCAGGACGAAAGATGGGAGCTTCCGACGGCACCACGTTCAGACGCTTGTCCAGCGTGTCGAGGTCGGAGCTGACGAAATAAGGATCAAAGGCTCGAAACCCACGCTCCTCCAGACGCTCGTAGCGTCTGGAGGAAACCGTAGAGTGGAAACTGCGGGAATCGGCTTTCGCAGTTTCAATCCGAAATGGCTCCCCGGGCCGGATTCGAACCGGCGACCTGTCGATTAA
- a CDS encoding DUF2938 domain-containing protein gives MELLLKGFGIGIGATALMDLWAVFLWKVCGQARPNWAPVGRWFWHLKNGTVFHDDIARAEPYAHERALGWIGHYAVGILYGVVLALLAGAAWFASPTFLPAWILGMVTVGAGWFLLQPGLGLGIAASKLPNANKVRLFNLVSHTVFALGLYGTALLIACVA, from the coding sequence ATGGAACTGCTGCTGAAGGGCTTTGGTATCGGGATCGGCGCGACGGCGCTCATGGACCTGTGGGCGGTATTTCTCTGGAAGGTTTGCGGCCAGGCGCGACCCAACTGGGCGCCCGTGGGGCGCTGGTTCTGGCACCTGAAGAACGGCACCGTCTTTCATGACGACATCGCCAGGGCAGAACCCTATGCGCATGAGCGCGCGCTCGGCTGGATCGGCCATTATGCGGTGGGCATTCTCTATGGCGTCGTTCTGGCGCTGCTTGCGGGCGCGGCCTGGTTTGCATCGCCCACCTTCCTGCCGGCCTGGATTCTCGGCATGGTGACGGTGGGCGCCGGCTGGTTCCTGCTGCAACCCGGTCTCGGTCTCGGCATTGCTGCCTCGAAGCTGCCGAACGCCAACAAGGTGAGGCTGTTCAACCTCGTCTCCCACACGGTCTTCGCGCTGGGACTCTATGGCACGGCGCTGCTGATCGCCTGCGTTGCCTGA
- a CDS encoding RcnB family protein yields the protein MKVLTRTLLAAVALSFAAAPMAQAQQHYGHDRKPGYSSSWDKHGARKRHDWRKGERYSDWKRRPPVRDYHRHGLRKPARGQQWVKVDDSYLLMSVATGLILGIAAAR from the coding sequence ATGAAAGTCCTGACCCGAACCCTTCTTGCAGCCGTCGCACTCTCCTTTGCCGCCGCGCCGATGGCGCAGGCCCAGCAGCATTACGGCCACGACCGCAAGCCCGGCTATTCCTCCTCCTGGGACAAGCACGGCGCCAGAAAGCGCCATGACTGGCGCAAGGGCGAGCGCTATTCCGACTGGAAGCGCCGTCCGCCCGTCCGCGACTACCATCGCCACGGCCTGCGCAAGCCCGCTCGCGGCCAGCAATGGGTAAAGGTGGACGACAGCTACCTGCTGATGAGTGTCGCCACGGGCCTCATCCTCGGCATCGCCGCGGCCCGCTAA
- a CDS encoding PACE efflux transporter: protein MRTFSDRVRHAIMFEIIGLAVFTPGAAFLFDQPMGHMGVIGIVSATAATVWNFVFNLGFDRAMLRLRGSVIKTMPIRVLHTVLFELGLIALLIPFMAWYLGIGLLTALILDLTVVAFYLAYAFVFNIVYDWAFPIPQAPLPHTAS, encoded by the coding sequence ATGCGTACCTTCAGCGATCGTGTTCGTCATGCGATCATGTTCGAAATCATCGGCCTTGCGGTCTTCACGCCGGGCGCCGCCTTCCTGTTCGACCAGCCCATGGGGCATATGGGCGTCATCGGCATCGTTTCCGCCACGGCGGCGACGGTATGGAATTTCGTCTTCAACCTGGGATTCGACCGGGCGATGCTGCGCCTTCGCGGCAGCGTGATAAAGACGATGCCGATCCGCGTGCTCCATACGGTGCTGTTCGAACTTGGCCTGATCGCCCTCCTCATCCCGTTCATGGCCTGGTATCTCGGCATCGGGCTGCTGACAGCGCTCATTCTGGACCTGACCGTGGTCGCCTTCTATCTGGCCTATGCCTTCGTCTTCAACATCGTCTACGACTGGGCATTCCCGATTCCGCAGGCGCCCCTGCCTCACACGGCGTCGTAA
- a CDS encoding LysR family transcriptional regulator, whose protein sequence is MSVSLDQLEAFVAAAEHGSFSAAARHLRKAQSAVSLLVSSLEDDLGVKLFSRATRNPTLTEAGKRLLAEASLILDRREHLIGVARSFERRVETRLSVAVDELYPEPAVGALFAAFAERFPHVELELSFPSTRDIAGLVLEGKADLGVKWREEDLPPAFGFHTIGWVPLILVCGRGHPLATAPVTWEELRRHRQIMVTTRSGGAETHRLRVAAEVWWVGSHWVILQILQRGIGWALIPAHILANSPLAPELATPSLQFDGGAHPVALELIWNKQRPAGPAALWLREQFAATGIRSGEIEGIPRLADVVKVI, encoded by the coding sequence ATGTCGGTGTCACTCGATCAACTGGAGGCGTTCGTCGCCGCCGCGGAACATGGTTCTTTCTCGGCCGCCGCGCGGCATCTGCGCAAGGCCCAGTCGGCCGTGAGCCTGCTCGTCTCCTCGCTGGAAGACGATCTCGGCGTCAAGCTGTTCAGCCGCGCCACACGGAACCCGACGCTGACGGAGGCCGGCAAGCGGCTGCTGGCCGAAGCGAGCCTCATCCTCGACCGTCGCGAGCACCTGATCGGCGTCGCCAGGAGCTTCGAGAGGCGTGTGGAGACACGGCTTTCCGTGGCTGTGGACGAACTCTATCCCGAACCTGCCGTCGGCGCGCTGTTTGCGGCTTTCGCCGAGCGATTCCCCCATGTCGAGCTGGAGCTTTCCTTTCCCTCCACGCGGGATATCGCGGGGCTGGTGCTCGAAGGGAAAGCGGACCTCGGTGTGAAATGGCGGGAGGAGGACCTGCCGCCGGCGTTCGGTTTCCACACCATCGGCTGGGTGCCGCTCATTCTCGTCTGCGGGCGCGGCCATCCGCTGGCCACCGCGCCCGTCACCTGGGAGGAACTGCGCCGCCACCGCCAGATCATGGTGACGACGCGCAGTGGCGGGGCCGAGACCCACCGTCTGCGCGTGGCGGCGGAGGTCTGGTGGGTCGGCAGTCACTGGGTCATCCTGCAGATATTGCAGCGGGGCATCGGCTGGGCGCTGATTCCCGCGCATATCCTCGCCAATTCCCCGCTCGCACCCGAACTTGCGACACCCTCGCTGCAATTTGACGGCGGGGCCCATCCCGTCGCGCTCGAACTCATCTGGAACAAGCAGCGCCCCGCCGGCCCCGCCGCCCTGTGGCTGCGCGAACAGTTCGCGGCGACCGGGATCCGGAGCGGGGAGATCGAGGGCATTCCACGTCTGGCGGATGTCGTTAAGGTGATTTGA
- a CDS encoding pyrimidine dimer DNA glycosylase/endonuclease V has product MTRINCVPPEELTSAHLIAEYRELPRIFGLVRAAILRGERPDDPRNPTEYRLGSGHVRFFYARLGYLARRQEALIAEMQRRGYSPSFTDPTGLLAGIPEEWCGNWAPTEAAVTINRQRISERLPPAKVKSP; this is encoded by the coding sequence TTGACTCGGATAAATTGTGTCCCGCCGGAAGAACTTACCTCGGCTCATCTCATCGCCGAATACCGTGAACTTCCGCGGATATTCGGCCTGGTGCGAGCCGCAATCCTACGCGGCGAGAGGCCTGATGATCCGCGCAATCCTACCGAATACCGGCTTGGGTCCGGGCATGTCCGATTCTTCTATGCACGCCTCGGCTATCTAGCCAGACGCCAGGAAGCCTTGATCGCGGAAATGCAGAGGCGTGGCTATTCGCCAAGCTTTACGGACCCGACCGGCTTGCTTGCAGGCATACCGGAAGAGTGGTGCGGTAACTGGGCGCCGACGGAAGCAGCCGTCACCATCAACAGGCAGCGGATTTCCGAGAGGCTTCCGCCGGCAAAGGTCAAATCACCTTAA
- the exbD gene encoding TonB system transport protein ExbD: MAGKIKEGIGDDLEENSEINVTPFIDVMLVLLIIFMVAAPLATVDINVDLPSSVAQPTPREDKPVFMTLKKDLTVSIGNGEIARDNFGPALDAVTEGNKDARILLRADKAVDYGSVMDVMNLLRAAGYGKIALVGLEGAPAQ, encoded by the coding sequence ATGGCCGGCAAGATCAAGGAAGGCATCGGCGACGACCTCGAGGAAAACAGCGAAATCAACGTGACGCCGTTCATCGACGTCATGCTGGTGCTGCTGATCATCTTCATGGTGGCCGCGCCGCTCGCCACCGTCGATATCAATGTCGACCTGCCCTCCTCCGTCGCCCAGCCGACGCCGCGTGAGGACAAGCCGGTATTCATGACGCTGAAGAAGGACCTGACGGTCTCCATCGGCAATGGCGAGATCGCGCGCGACAATTTCGGCCCTGCGCTCGACGCCGTGACGGAAGGCAACAAGGACGCCCGTATCCTGCTGCGCGCCGACAAGGCCGTCGACTACGGCAGCGTCATGGACGTGATGAACCTCCTGCGCGCCGCCGGCTACGGCAAGATTGCCCTCGTCGGCCTCGAAGGCGCTCCGGCGCAGTAA
- the exbB gene encoding tonB-system energizer ExbB codes for MLKRSRLYFAIILMGLAAPHAVSAQTQETPAVQTDSQPEAGQSASTAASGSATTDTTSRPTAVENAAGASTTTETDMTAPADDEETATLDIAGERQAGLPHDLSPWGMFMAADIVVKGVMIGLAFASVVTWTVLLVKLAELGGAQRSASRAVRQLTAARGLEDGEEAVGGNRGVVGRMTRAARDEMDASEAVLDHVSDGGVKERIASRLTRMEVHAGRRIAKGTGLLATIGSTAPFVGLFGTVWGIMNSFIGISKAQTTNLAIVAPGIAEALLATAIGLVAAIPAVVIYNFLARAITGYRQNLADASAAIERLASRDLDVRRAMRHPAQRAERVAKAG; via the coding sequence GTGCTGAAACGGTCTCGACTGTACTTTGCGATCATCCTGATGGGGCTTGCCGCTCCGCACGCCGTTTCGGCGCAGACGCAGGAGACCCCCGCGGTCCAGACGGACAGCCAGCCGGAAGCCGGACAATCCGCAAGCACGGCGGCAAGCGGCAGCGCGACGACGGATACGACGTCGCGTCCGACGGCCGTCGAAAACGCGGCCGGCGCATCAACCACTACCGAAACCGACATGACGGCCCCGGCCGATGACGAGGAGACGGCAACGCTCGACATCGCCGGCGAGCGGCAGGCTGGCCTGCCGCACGATCTTTCCCCCTGGGGCATGTTCATGGCGGCCGATATCGTCGTCAAGGGCGTGATGATCGGCCTCGCCTTCGCCTCGGTCGTCACCTGGACGGTCCTGCTCGTCAAGCTCGCCGAACTTGGCGGCGCACAGCGCTCGGCCAGCCGGGCCGTGCGCCAGCTCACCGCCGCCCGCGGCCTGGAGGACGGCGAGGAAGCCGTCGGCGGCAACCGCGGCGTCGTCGGCCGCATGACGCGTGCCGCGCGCGACGAGATGGACGCTTCGGAGGCCGTCCTCGACCACGTCTCCGACGGCGGCGTGAAGGAGCGCATCGCCTCGCGCCTCACCCGCATGGAAGTCCATGCGGGGCGCCGCATCGCCAAGGGCACGGGCCTTCTCGCCACCATCGGCTCGACCGCGCCCTTCGTGGGCCTGTTCGGCACCGTCTGGGGCATCATGAATTCGTTCATCGGCATCTCGAAGGCGCAGACCACCAATCTCGCCATCGTCGCTCCCGGCATCGCCGAAGCCCTTCTTGCGACGGCCATCGGCCTTGTCGCCGCCATTCCCGCCGTGGTGATCTACAACTTCCTGGCCCGCGCCATCACCGGCTACCGCCAGAACCTCGCCGACGCCTCCGCCGCCATCGAGCGGCTTGCGAGCCGCGACCTCGACGTGCGCCGCGCGATGCGCCATCCCGCGCAGCGCGCCGAGCGCGTCGCCAAGGCCGGGTGA
- a CDS encoding protein-L-isoaspartate O-methyltransferase family protein gives MDYKAARTKMVDNQIRTTDVTSHEVLDAFLTVPREEFVPAAVKPLAYIDNDIQLAPGRFLMEPSPLAKLIQLADIAPNDIVLEVGCGTGYASALLSKLGSSVVALESEAELAASATETLARLGYDNVAVVSGDLEGGYAPEAPYDAVFVHGAVEFVPEALFAQLRDGGRLVVVEGYGNASQARLYIKESGRVAERNAFNTAVKPLPGFRKAKEFVF, from the coding sequence ATTGACTACAAAGCAGCGCGCACGAAGATGGTGGACAACCAGATCCGTACGACGGATGTGACGTCGCATGAGGTGCTCGACGCCTTCCTGACGGTTCCGCGCGAAGAATTCGTGCCCGCGGCTGTAAAGCCGCTCGCCTATATCGACAACGATATCCAGCTTGCGCCCGGCCGCTTCCTCATGGAGCCATCGCCGCTCGCCAAGCTGATCCAGCTCGCCGATATTGCCCCGAACGATATCGTGCTGGAAGTCGGTTGCGGCACCGGCTACGCCTCGGCGCTCCTGTCGAAGCTCGGCAGCTCGGTCGTGGCGCTGGAAAGCGAGGCCGAACTTGCCGCGAGCGCGACGGAAACCCTCGCCCGCCTCGGCTATGACAATGTCGCCGTCGTTTCCGGCGACCTTGAGGGCGGATATGCCCCGGAGGCCCCTTACGACGCCGTCTTCGTGCACGGTGCGGTCGAGTTCGTGCCGGAGGCGCTGTTCGCGCAGCTTCGCGATGGCGGCCGCCTCGTCGTGGTCGAGGGCTACGGCAATGCCTCCCAGGCGCGCCTCTATATCAAGGAGAGCGGCCGCGTGGCCGAGCGCAACGCCTTCAATACGGCTGTCAAGCCGCTGCCGGGCTTCCGCAAGGCGAAGGAGTTCGTCTTCTGA